The genomic window TTCATATCGATATGGACGCTTTTTTTGCTTCTGTAGAAGAGCGGGATCATCCGGAGCTTGTCGGTCACCCTTTAGTTATTGCGCGTCATCCCAGTGATACAGGAGGACGAGGCGTTGTTACTACGGCAAACTATGAGGCGAGAAAGTATGGGATCCATTCTGCAATGAGTGCACTAAAAGCATTCGAGCTTTGTCCTGAAGCGATATTCAAAGAAGGGAATCATCAGAAGTATACGGAGATATCTCAGCAGATTCGAAAGATTTTTCGACGGTATACAGATATTATTGAGCCTGTCTCAATTGATGAAGCTTATTTAGATGTAACAGAGAATAAAATCAACAGCAAATCTGCAATCAAAATTGCGAAGCTGATCCAACACGATATTTGGATAGAGCTGCAGCTGACTTGTTCTGCCGGTGTCAGTTATAATAAATTCTTAGCGAAGCTAGCTTCTGATTTTCAAAAGCCTAAAGGATTGACCGTGATTCTGCCGGATGAAGCAGAAGGATTTTTAAAGGCACTTCCTATCGAGAAATTTCATGGGATTGGCAAGAAGACGGTTCCTAAAATGAATGAGCTGGGGATTTACACTGGTGAAGATTTGTATAATATGGATGAAATGGCTTTGATCCGTCATTTCGGTAAAATGGGTTATTCTTTATACAGGAAGGTACGAGGTATTCATGATTCGCCAGTCAACATCACGAGAGATCGAAAGTCAGTCGGTAAAGAGCATACATATGGCACACCTTTGGCAACGGAAAATGAAGTGACTACACAGTTGCGGATATTAGCAGACAAGGTGGAGCAGTCTCTTCGACGCGTACAGAGACATGGGAAAACAATTGTATTGAAGGTTCGTTATACAGATTATTCGACGATTACTAAAAGGAAAACATTACCTAATTACATTTTGGCAAAAGAAGAGCTTTTCTATCAGGCAAAACTTATTTGGGAAGAAGTTGGAGGCTTGGAAAAAGGCATTCGATTGTTGGGGATTACTTTGACCACGTTGGATCCGTTAACTTATGAGAACATCACTTTGCCTTTATGGGAAAAAGTGGATTATCAAGAATCAGAAGATACATAGTCCTTAGATAAAATGACGAGGATAGAAGGAGTAAAAAATATGGGGTTGCATTTTGAAAAAGCAATGGCGTTAGATAAAGAGTGGTTGACTGAAGTAATGATAGTGGCTTTCAATTTCGATACAGCTCGCCATCGAACGGATACAGAGGAAGACGGCCCGCCGGGATATAATGATGGAACATTAGCTGAGAAGATGCTGTCAACAGTTGGGCTGACGAACTATATCATTGTAGCAGACCAGCAGCGGATCGGCTGTCTTAGCTTTTGTATAGAGGGAATGACAGGAACTGTAGAAAAATTCTGTTTGTTCCCAGAATACATCGGTCAAGGCTTTGGTACAATGGCCTGGCAGCTGATAGAAAAGCAGGTAGCGTGCAAAACGTGGGTACTGGAAACACCGGATTATTCAGTAAGTAACCACCAGTTTTACGAAAAATGCGGGTTTAGAAAAAAAGGAAAGAAGCGATATGCTGAGGACAGTCACTCAATAATTTTTGAAAAGAAGTGTGAGTAACTAGAAGACAGTATGTATTACTTACTAACATAATAAGAACTTTGTTTGAAAAAAATCCGAGCTTAAATCAGCTCGGATTTTTTGATTTGTTCGTAAGAGGTTTCGGCATCATGACACTTATCCCAAATCACGGCTTCGCCTATGGCCAGCGATTTTTTTACATCAATGATCCGTTGATTGCTGCTGCCTCTGAATTGCAGGTTAAGGTTGCGCTTGCTTAGTTCAAAACGTCCATCTACTAAAACGTCAATTTTATCAAGCAGCTCAAGCTTATCCGGTGTTTCCAATAACAGCTCTTCAAAGGTGTAACCGGTCCATGACCAGATATCCTTTTTATCACCGAATACTTGATGAATGCGGTCAACGACCTTCAGACATACTTCGGTATTTAAAAAAGGCTCTCCACCAAGGAGGGTCATTCCTTGGACATAATCGTGTGACAAATCTTCGATGATTGTGTCTTCCAACTCTTGTGTGAAAGGTTTGCCATAACGAAAATTTTGGACAGCTTTATTAAAGCATCCTTCGCAGGCAAACAGGCAACCACTGACGTAAAGGCTATTTCGAACACCTTCTCCGTCAACAAAGTTGAATGCTTTGTAATCTGCAATATAGTTTTGACTATAATCTTGTGCGCGCCATTCTTTTGGGTGCGGATTGTTCATTGCGTGATCATCCTTTCATTGACTCTCTTTACACAAAAATGATGCAAGAAAATTTGAGAGTCCAGGGGAAGTCTTCTAATCAAAAGAGGGAGGCTTCCGCGTTTATTGCTTCTTGGTATGAGGGTATGACAAAAGCGCTTAGCTACAAGCATCAAGTAGCTGCTTTGGGTACACCATTTATTCAGTTCTATACAATGATAATGCATGATAAAGACAAGCCGAGAGAAGCATTCGCGACTTTTCTTTAAGATTCCTGTCCTATGGAAAAGGGAAAGAAAAAATTCCTCATCCCACAAGGCTGAAAAAATAGTGGGACAAAAACTGCTTCTGCGCCTACGGGTCTCGCTTCGCTACGACCTTGGAAGCTAGAAGAGGTTTTGTCCCAACATTGTTTTATTTCATATGTTTCACACGAGAGGAAATTTCTTTATGTCGTCCATGAACCATCGGACGTGCTTGTGGATTTCCTAAATAACCACATGTTCTTTTTACAACATCACATGATTTTGGATCATGGTTGCCACATTGCGGACATTCAAAACCACGTTCTGTTGGTTGGAAATCACCTTCAAAATCGCATTCATAGCAGTGGTCGATTGGTGTGTTCGTTCCTAGGTAGCCAATACGATCGTAGGCATAATCCCAAACAGATTCGAGAGCTTTCGGATTTTGCTGCAACACAGGGTATTCACAATAGTGAATGAAACCACCGGAAGTGTACTGCGCGTAATCTTTTTCAAAGTCCAGTTTTTCAAACGGTGTAGGATTTTTACGTACATCATAATGGAAGCTATTTGTGTAATAGTCCTTATCAGTGATATTTTCAACAGAGCCAAATTTTTCTGTATCAAGACGGCAGAAGCGGTCTGTTAAGCTTTCACTAGGTGTCGAATAGACACTGAAATGATAGCCATAATTATTGCCCCATTCGTCTGCGTGTGCTTTCAAGAATTTTAGAATATCAAGAGTCAGCTCTTTCGCTTCTGGATTGTTTTCCCATTCGCCACCGAAGAAAGCCGCAGCAACTTCGTAAAGACCGATATAACCCATAGAAACGGTTGCCCGTTTGTTTTTAAACAGCTCATTGACTGAATCTTTTCTTGATAAACGTTTTCCAAAGGCACCATACATATAAAGAATTGGTGCGTTCGCAGGGGTTGCTTCTTTACAGCGTTCTACACGATAGACCAATGCATCCTTCATGATTTCCAGACGTTCTTCTAATAAGGACCAGAATTTATCAATATTACCTTGTGACTCCAATGCAATTCTTGGCAGGTTTAATGTGACTACCCCAAGGTTCATTCGACCAACGTTGATTTCTTCGCCATCTTCATCCTTCCAGCCTTGTAGGAAGGAACGACAACCCATTGGAACTTTGAAGCTTCCTGTCAGTTCGATCAATTTATCATAGCTCAAAACATCTGGATACATTCTTTTTGTTGCACACTCTAATGCTAACTGTTTCACATCATAGTTAGGGTCTTCAGCATTCAGGTTCACGCCTCTTCTCAGTGTGAAAATCAGTTTTGGAAAAATAGCTGTACGTTTTTCGCTACCTAGACCGTTGATTCTGATTTGTAAAATCGCTTTTTGGATTTCACGTTCAAACCAGCTTGTTCCAAGACCAAAACCAAGAGAAGTGAATGGTGTTTGTCCATTTGAAGTAAACAATGTATTGATTTCATATTCCAGACTTTGCATCGCATCATAGATATCTTTTCTAGTTTTTGCTTTTGCGTATTCTTCCTGACGTTCTTCACCATCGATCCATTCTCTCGCATCCTCTAGGTGTTTGAAATAGTTCAATTCGGCAAATGGAGCCAATAGCTCATCGACACGGTCAGCAGAACAACCGCCGTATTGACTGGAAGCCACATTAGCGATAATCTGTGAGATTTGTGCCGTGGCTGTTTGAATTGATTTTGGAGACTCCACTTCGGCATTGCCGATTTTAAACCCATTGTTTAACATCCCTTTAAAGTCGATCAAACAACAGTTAGTCATTGGTGTATACGGATGATAATCCAAATCATGGTAATGGATATCCCCCTTTTGATGGGCGTTTGCTACATGAGCCGGCAGCATTTTCAGGCCGATTGATTTACCAACGATCCCCGCAGTCAAGTCTCTTTGCGTGTTAAAAACATCACTGTCTTTGTTGGCATTTTCGTTGACCACTGTTTGATCTTTGTTTAATAGCTTACCGATAGTAAAGTTGATATCGGTTGCTTTGCTTCGCTCGAAGTCACGACGAGTACGGTAATTGATGTATTCTTCTGCAAGTGCGTATTCGTTTCTTTCCAATAGGATGTGTTCAACCACGTTTTGAATTTCATAAATCTTTACATTAGAAGTAAAACGTTCTGAAATTTCCTGATCGACACGTTCAACAATTTCTTGGATACGTTCATGTGCCAAAGGTTCCAGTCTTCCATGAATTTTTTGTTCAGCTTTGATCAAAGCATCATAGATTTTTTGGTCATCAAAATCAACCAATCGCCCATCTCTTTTGATAATCTTGATATCGTATAGAGATGAAGCAGTACTACTTAATGAATCTTTTTGTCCTATTTCCATCATAAATTTCCCAACTCCTCGATGACTTATTCCTCATCTATCATAAAACAATTCCTTTTTTCTTTCAACCTATATATAGTGTTATTTTTTAAAAAAAACAGCGAAAAACATCTATATATTGTGTGTAGTCTTCCTGAAAATACTATGAAAACAAGTCTTATAAAGGTTTGAAAGAATTCGTCATGTTGAAAAAAAACTGTTGAAATACATTCAATGACAAAATTAATTTTTTGAGAATTCCGAGCAAGAAAATGGATTGATGACATTCTGCTATTTTTAGTTGAACTACTTAGGAAAATAAATAAATTCATGCGATATTGTTTGTATTTCGACAATAATTATGTGAATAAATGTTCAAAAATAGATGTTCTTACAAAAGTGATAGATGCAAACATACGAAAAAATGTTCAGTAGCAAAAAATATTGGTAAAATAAAAGCAATACATGCGATAGGCGGAGAAGTAATGAAAAAAATTATTGATGTTCAACATATTAGTAAATCTTATGGGTATCTACTAAACAAGGCCACTGTTTTGGATAACCTCTCTTTCTCTGTAGAGAAAGGAGAATTTGTTGGAATCATGGGTCCTAGCGGTGCAGGGAAATCCACCCTTTTAAATGTTATTTCGACAATAGAACTCCCTTCGGCTGGTAGTGTAAAAATAAATGGAAAAAGCATTCTGGAGATGAGAAGCAATCAGCTGAGTGATTTTCGGAGGAAGGAAATTGGGTTCATTTTTCAGGACTTCAATCTTGTGGAATCTCTGAATATAAAGGACAACATTTTATTTCCTCTGGCTGTTGACCATATATCGGTGAAGGAAATGGAGACGAGGTTGAGTAGAGTAGCGGGTATCTTGAATATTGAAGGGATCTTAGACTCTTATCCCACAGCCATTTCAATTGGTCAAAAGCAGCGAGCTGCGGCTGCACGTGCATTGATTACAGCGCCTAAAATTATCTTTGCAGATGAACCGACGGGCTCGTTGGATTCTAAATCTGCCGCAGAGCTGTTGCAGTATATGACGGATATCAACCAACAAGATGATGCAACAATCATCATGGTCACACATGATCCTTATACTGCCAGCTACTGCAATCGGATTATCTTTATCAAAGATGGTGCATTCTTTTCAGAAGTCGTTCGTCAAGGGCCGCGAGAAGAGTTTTTCAATCAAGTGATCGATATGCAGGCAACGATCGGAGGTGGCAAACGATTTGATGCTTTCTAAGCTTTCTTGGAAAAGTGTTCGTTCACAATATTATCATTATGTGGTTTATCTGGTAGGAATGATTTTTGCCGTTGCCATCTACTATAGCTTCAATGCAATTACCTATGATAAGGTTTTGTTGAAAAGTGTTGGTAGTGAGGTTAGTCTGAAAGCATTTCTAAGCTTTGGCGCATTGTTGATTGCGGTAATGATCTTGAGCTTCATGTTTACGATCAATCGTTTTTTCTTTATGCGACGAGCAAAGGAAATTGGTATTTATCAATTGATTGGTATGAAGAAAAGACAGATTGCGGGATTGTTTTTTTCGGAAATTTATAGTCTTGGTATAGCCGCGTTAATCATCGGCATTTTTTTCGGTATTATTTTCTCGAAGCTGTTTTCCATGATTTTGATTAAAGTGATGGTTTTAAATGTGGAAAGTTCGATAAATTTTTCGATCCCTTCTATAGTAGATACTGTGCTCGTTTTTCTATTGCTGTTGTTCTTTGTTTCATTGCATAGCAGTTATTTGATATACTCCTATCGTTTATCCGGTTTTTTTAAGCAAGAGGATCAGCCGGTCATTGAAGCCAAGCAATTGACGGTTCGACAAGCAGCTCTAGGTACGGTTGGGGTCGCATTGATCCTGTTCAGCTATTTTATTTCTATGAATGTCCTTTCGTTTTTATTTGATGAAACTGTTGGGACCTTAGGGTTTCTACTGCTGCCCTTTGTTTTGATTGGTCTTTGTGCGGTTGGCACCTATTTGATTTTTAAATACACGATTCATATTTTTATCCATTTATTTATTAGGAAAAAAGGGGGCTATTATCAAGGGTTGTCCATGCTGGTTGCCGGAAATACGCGGTTGCATTTGTACAAGGGAAGCAATACATTGACCACAATCACCATATTTATTGCCTGTTCATTGGGGATAATCGGCGGTTCGGCATCTTTTTACACCTTGGGTATGGATAATGTCAATGCGACGAATCCTACAGACTTTATCGTTAACAGTGCTCTATATGAGCCTATAATGGCGCATATCGATCAGAAAAAGGCAGTTACCGAATCGGTCGAGTTGCACTTTAAGGCTGTTGGAGGAGTGTACCGTTATTATCTCAGCAAAGAAGAAATGACAATTCTTGAACCCATTAATATTCTTTCGTTGACAAATTACAAAGAATATCAGCAAATCAATCCTTATTTGAAGACTATTGCATTTAATGGAAACAATCAGGCAGTACTATTGGCCCCACGAACGCAATCCATAGCGAAGTATGATTCCGTATTTCAATTACTTGGAGGAATAACGGTCGAAGTGACTGACACTATTCCAGACTATCTGGGAGATACATTACTCCGGTATAATCGTCCGACGTTGATTGTACCAGATAAGCTGTTCGACCAAGTGAAGGATGCTGTGTCTTACCGTTTAACGGCATTCAATGTGCTAGAAGATCAAAACAGCACCATCGCAGAACAGATTTCTCAAAATTTTGCTAAAGAATGGCAGTTTCCAATGTATTATGAATTGAATCAGGCGAAGGCGGGACTCTCTGGATATGTATCAGAGAAGCCGAAGAAGACAGAAGGTGAAGCGTCTGGGAATGAAAGTGAGAGCTGGACATTGAATTATACCAGTCGCACGACAGAGTTGGTATACAGCCGCAAGCTTTTAGGTGCATTGATTTATATCGTTCTGTTTTTGGGTATTTTTGCCCTGATCATCTCCGGTAGTGTGTTGATGGTTCGACAGTTTGCCGAGGCTGAAAGAGAACGAGGAACCTATCGTTTACTTGAGCGATTGGGGATTCCGCAAAAGCAAATTCGTCGGCTTGTTTATCGGCAAAATCGGATCATTTTCTTTTTGCCTATGTTTCTTGGGATTTTGCATGCCTTTTTTGCAGTCCGTTTGTTCAATCAGCTGGTTCCAAGCTCAGGCTATCGATTGGCGTATATTTCCTGTGGTCTGCTCATACTGATCTATATGGTCTATTATGTACTAACTTCAAGAATCTATTATTGGATTATAGAAAAGGTGGAATCTACCTGAAATACTGGGTGGATTTCTTTTATTGTGAAGGTCAACTTGTTGTGACGGTCTTGACTTCAAAAGGAGAAATCAGCTGTTGGAGGTACTATGCATAGGGAGTGAACAGAGGGGCTGTTGCTTTTACTATTTTTAAATGAGAAATGAATGTTATAATACTTTAGATAAGATTTTTGAGAGGAGCTATTATTGTGGATAAACGTGAAGAAGAATTACTAGTCGAGTTGGTCTCTGCAAATGGAGTACCGGGGAATGAAGACGAGGTAAGAGCTATTTTCAAAAAGCATGCAGAACCTTTTGCTGATAAAATCATGTACGATGGGTTGGGTAGCATTATTGCTAAACGAGTGGGTGCTAAAGAAGGTCCTAAGATTTATTTTTCAGGACATATGGATGAAGTTGGCTTTATGGTCACACAGATTACAGAAAAAGGCTTTATCAAATTCCAGACACTTGGTGGCTGGTGGGGGCAGGTCATGCTTGCACAACAGGTACAGATCACGACGACTGAAGGAAAAATCTTTCATGGCGTAATCGGCTCAAAACCGCCTCATGTACTGACTCCGGAAGTACGCAACAAGCCATATGAAATGTCAGATATGTTCATTGATGTTGGTGCTTCAAGCGATGAGATGGTTAAAGCGTGGGGAATCAGACCAGGAGATATGATTACACCTTATATCGAATACCGTAGAATGAACGACACGAAATTTATGCTGGCTAAGGCGTGGGATAATCGGGTCGGAACAGCTGTTTCGTTGAAGGTTCTTGAAAATCTGGCGGCTTCCGGACATCCCAATGTTGTATTTGCCGGAAGTGATGCACAAGAAGAGGTTGGGCTTAGAGGGGCACGAACAAGTGCAAACTTAGTGGATGCAGATATCTCTTTTGCATTGGACACGGGGACGGCAGGAGATACACCGGGAATGACGCCGGAGGAAGCAGACTCTGTATTGGGTGAAGGGCCGCAAATACTGATTTATGATGCTTCAATGATCCCTCATAAAAAACTGAAGGAGTTCGTAATCAAAGTAGCGGAAGAAAACAATATCCCATTCCAATACACAGTGATTGCGGGTGGTGGAACAGATGCCGGACAAATGCATTTAGCGAGAAACGGTGTACCTTCTTTGGCAATTACTGTTCCTGTTCGTTACCTGCATTCTCATACATCGATCATTCATGAGGATGATTATCTGAATACAGTCAAGCTAGTTACAGAAGTTGTCAAACGTCTGGATGAAGAAACGGTTCGCAAAATCAAAGAGTATTAAAAAAGAAGATTAGAGGAGTTTTAAAGTTATGAATAATCAAATGACAAATGCAATGCACAGAGAGAGAGCCAGAAAGGCACTTTCCGGTAAATGGGGGACAATGGCCCTGATCGTTTTAGTTAGCGTGTTGATTGAGACAGTTGTCAGTACCTTGGTGGGGAACACAACAGGCGTAGCTGGCGACAGTACTGGTGGTCGATTTATCAGCTTTGTGTTGAGTAATCTGATTTTCTTCGCCTTGACTTATGGGTTGTACAATGCAGCATTACAAGTTATAAGAGGACGCTCAATTGAAGTAGGGATGGTACTATCCATCTTTAAAGGCGAATACTATGTTCCTATGCTGTTGATCAACCTCGTTCAATATTTTGTACAATTGCTGGCTAACTTGATTTTCTTGTTACCGGTTTTGATTACGTATGGAGCAACCATTTATTTCGGGATGATGTTTAATACAGTATCGATTACACAATACCAAAATGAAATGGCTTCTGATGTGATTTTTGCTCTGTTTCTGTTTGCATTCTCAATTCTGTTATTGTTGCTTTCGCTATTTATCAGCGGCGTGTTCCAATTTGCTGTCTGGACTAAGATCGATCATCCAGACTGGGGTGTCGGTACTAGTTTGAAATATGCATTAGATTTAATGAAGGGACGTTTCAAGCAGTATGTTTTTCTTGAATTGTCTTTCGTCGGCTGGTACATTGTTGGTGCATTAGCAATCGGTATTGGGTTATTGTGGGTCATCCCTTACAACCATGTAGCACTAGCAAGCTTTTATGATGAAGCACGTGATGAAAAAGATTTGAGCATTTAATTATTGATTTGGGCGTGTCTGAAAACTATTAGGGGAACAAGCTTTTCAGACAGGGCCTACTATGGAACAGGAGGGCAAGAATATGAAAATCACTGTTTTAGGCTGTCTGGGTGCTTATCCATACAAGGATCAGGGAACCAGCTCCTACTTATTGGAAGCTGAAGGCTTTCGTTTGTTGCTAGACGCGGGAAGTACGACATTGATCAATTTGGAAAAACATATGGATCCCCTTGAACTGGATGCAGTTATTTTGTCTCATTACCACCATGATCATATTGCAGATTTAGGGGTTCTTCAGTATTACCGACAACTATATCCTGCAAAGGTCCCTGTTCCAGTTTTACCTATTTATGGACATACTGAGGATGCCTCACATTTTTCAGCATTAGATCTGGACGGTGTCTCCAAAGGAATTCCATATTTTGAAGCAGAGGAATTGAAGTTGGGCCCATTTTTAGTAACGTTCATGAAGACCATTCATCCTGTCCCTTGTTATGCTATGCGATTTGTTGAGGAAAAAACAGGAAAGGTTTTTGTCTTCACAGGCGATTCCGGTTATTTGGAAGAGTTTATTTCCTTTGCTGAAAAGGCAGATATTTTTTTAGCCGACACTTATCTTTTTGAAGGTAACGAAAAGCATCATGCACATTTTACATCAAAGGAGGCTGGGGAACTGGCTAAAGCAGCTGGAGTCAAAAAACTGATTTTGACCCATCTGCCGCAGCATGGTTCTTTGGAAGAACTGAAAGCACAAGCTCAAAAAGCAGCAGGTGATCAAGTATCAGTACTTCTAGCTGAAAAAGATTTAGTGATTGAATTATAGTGGAAGGGGAGTTGAATCAAGTGATATTTGTACCTAATGAAAACAATGATCCGCGAGTGAATCTTGCAATTGAAACATATTTATTAAAGGAAATGCCATTGGATGAACCGATCTTGCTTTTTTATATCAATGATCCATCTATTATTATCGGGCGAAACCAAAATACGATCGAAGAAATCAATAAGGAATACGTGGAGGAAAAAGGCATCCACGTTGTCCGCCGGTTAAGTGGTGGTGGTGCTGTCTATCATGACCATGGTAATCTGAATTTCAGTTTTATCATGCCTGATGATGGCAATTCTTTCCGTGATTTTGAAAAGGTAACAAAACCAATTATTCAGGCATTGCATGAGTTAGGTGTCTCTGGGGCAGAGCTCAAAGGGCGCAATGATTTAGTGATCGACGGAATGAAGTTTTCCGGTAATGCTATGTATGCAACCGATGGAAGAATGTTTGCACATGGAACACTGATGTTTGATAGTGATATCGACGAAGTGGTAAATGCGTTGAAGGTGAGAAAAGACAAGATAGAATCAAAAGGAATCAAATCGATTCGTTCGCGCGTGACAAATATCAAGCCGTTTCTTCCAAAAGAAAAACAAGAAATGACGACGGAAGAATTTCGTCAGGATATTCTGCTGAAAATCTTCGGTGTTGACTCTGTTGATGACGTAAAAACCTATGAGCTGACAGAGGAGGATTGGAAAAAAATCAACCAGATTTCTGACGAATACTATAGAAACTGGGCCTGGAACTATGGAAAATCACCTTCTTTCAATCTTGAGCGTAGACATCGTTTCCCTATTGGGTCCATCGAGGTACGTATGAATGTTGAGGATGGGTTAATCAATGAAATCAAAATCTATGGTGATTTCTTTGGTTTAGGTGAGATCAACGATGTTGAGCAAAAATTGACCGGCATCAACTATGAGAAACAGGCTATTATCGAAGCTGTCTCTACAATCGATGTCAAAAAATACTTTGGAAATATCGAAAAAGAAGAATTCATTGACCTACTTTATTAAGTAGCTTTGAGTAAGTTGTGCAAGAAATAATTAAACAAAGAAGGAATGGAAGAAATGCGTAATGAAATGATGCACCGACCAGTCGTAAAAGAAGAGCTTGTCGCGTTTATGCGCGAACGTCAGAAAAAGCTGCCTGGTGAATTAGGTGTTGTAGAGGAAGAAGCTCATCGTGATGGGATACCGGTTATTCCGCACGAGACAGTCGTGTTCCTGCAGTTTTTTCTAGGGCAGCTGAAGCCAAAGAAAATATTGGAAATTGGTGCAGCAATCGGTTTTTCATCCAGCTTGATGGCGCAATATGTTGGTGAGGATGGACATGTGACAACAATCGATCGATTTGATGTCATGATCAGAAAAGCGAAAAAGACGTATGAACGTCTGGGTTTAACTGAAAAAGTCACGTTGTTGGAAGGGCAAGCAGCAGATATCCTGCCTGAGCTAGATGAACAATATGATTTCATTTTCATGGATAGTGCGAAGTCAAAATATATCGAATTTTTGCCGGAATGTCTGCGGCTATTGAAAGTCGGCGGTGTATTGATGGTCGATGATGTCTTTCAAGGTGGAACGATTCTTGAACCAGTGGAGGATATCCCAAGAAGTAAGCGGGCGATTCATCGCAAGCTGAACCAATTTTTGGATACAGTGATGAGCCATCCAGACCTGACATCTTCACTACTTCCACTAGGTGATGGCGTTATTATGATCACAAAGGAAAAAGAGACAATTGAGCTATAAAAAAATCTCTCGCTGCTAAAAAAGCAACGAGAGATTTTTTATTTTAGGGTAACTAGTTTTTTCAGTGGTTCCATGCCGAACAGCTTTTCCTGATGCAGTAAGATTTCCGCACAGGCTCGGCTATCTTCCAATGCATCGTGGTGATTATCTAACTGGATATTTAGATTTTCACAGACCGTATTTAGCTTATGATTGGGAAATTCCGGAAACAGTTTGCGGCTGGTTTTTACTGTGCAAAGAGACAAATAGCTAGGCTGCTCAATATTGTAGTAGTCGAGACAACCGGCAAGTACACCACAGTCAAAGCCGGCATTATGGGCTACGACCAGACTATTTGAATGGAAGCAGGCTTGGATTTGCTTCCATACATCTGGAAACTTTGGAGCGTCTGCGACATTTTCAGGTCGAATACCATGGATTTGAATATTTTTCCAGAAAAAATCAGTTTCAGGTTTGATCAATGAGTAATACTCACCGACAATCTTACTGTTTTCAACTTTTACTAGGGCAACAGAACAGGCACTATGTTTTGCATAGCTAGCAGTTTCAAAGTCAATCGCATAAAAGTTCATCTTAAAGACTCCTTTATAGTAAGTAGAATGTGACAAGCATTGAAGCGTTTAGCGTAGTTTGTTGCTATGAGACAGCCTCGCTTGATGCCACAGATCATTTTTTTACAAAATTTATAGATTGAATACTTCCCTTACTAGAAAAAGGCAATTCATCTTTCTGCCATTTATTCAGTCGTATTCATACATTACTTATTATAACTGATTTATTCTGGAAATCGTCAAGTAGATTAGAAATGATAAAAAAATTTAACATTATAGCCTATTAGAAATCTTCAATAACTACTTCTACAGGGCAGTGGTCGCTTCCGATAATTTCTGTATGAATAGTGGCAGAAACCAGTCGGTCGTTAAGGTCGCTTGAAACTAAGAAATAATCGATACGCCAACCGG from Enterococcus sp. 9E7_DIV0242 includes these protein-coding regions:
- a CDS encoding 3'-5' exonuclease; its protein translation is MNFYAIDFETASYAKHSACSVALVKVENSKIVGEYYSLIKPETDFFWKNIQIHGIRPENVADAPKFPDVWKQIQACFHSNSLVVAHNAGFDCGVLAGCLDYYNIEQPSYLSLCTVKTSRKLFPEFPNHKLNTVCENLNIQLDNHHDALEDSRACAEILLHQEKLFGMEPLKKLVTLK